The Coffea arabica cultivar ET-39 chromosome 1e, Coffea Arabica ET-39 HiFi, whole genome shotgun sequence genome has a window encoding:
- the LOC113689012 gene encoding triacylglycerol lipase OBL1-like: MASNEETSFASNFMVLAPEKATIFDLLHFLLSSRADSRRFIFTPRGTRLPFPKRVVIVCSVVMQIILSIFARPLALLGYAIENWLNLLHVNGGFMGLIFKILRGRRPEKVPDRDSPKFLTMIGLSDDREELDENILIDDTRYNSALAIMAAKIAYENPAHIEYVVSQIWKMEFMGFYEFWNAFQRKPTTQAILFRQNKDTDSELICVAFRGTEPFAADDWITDIDISYFELPKVGRVHSGFMEALGLQRGSGWPENIPQSDRQYAYYTIREILKDALKNNPKAKFIVTGHSLGGALAILFPSILAYHEEKELLERLDGVYTFGQPRVGDSRFGAFVEDNLESSTRKYFRIVYCNDLVPRVPWDNSWSDFRHFGKCIYFNSLYRGNIVDEVPNKNYFSVFMFMPKKMNCVWELMRGFGMGMFMGPEYKELKLMRAVRFAGIFTIAGLPAHAPLDYVNSTRFASPDLYSSKPWLGQ; encoded by the exons ATGGCTTCCAATGAGGAGACGTCATTTGCTAGCAACTTTATGGTGCTAGCTCCGGAGAAAGCCACAATCTTCGAtctccttcatttcttgctctcCAGCCGTGCAGACAGTAGAAGATTTATTTTTACCCCAAGGGGGACGAGGTTACCATTCCCTAAAAGGGTGGTCATAGTTTGCTCTGTCGTGATGCAAATTATCTTGTCCATATTCGCAAGACCACTAGCATTGTTGGGGTATGCAATCGAGAACTGGCTTAACCTGCTGCACGTGAATGGCGGTTTTATGGGGCTTATCTTCAAAATCCTTCGGG GGCGCCGACCAGAAAAAGTCCCAGATAGAGATTCGCCCAAGTTCCTGACGATGATTGGACTTTCAGACGATAGGGAAGAGCTGGATGAGAACATCCTAATTGACGATACGAGATATAATTCGGCTCTCGCAATAATGGCTGCCAAAATAGCTTACGAGAACCCCGCTCATATTGAATATGTAGTCTCGCAAATCTGGAAG ATGGAATTCATGGGATTTTACGAGTTCTGGAACG CTTTCCAAAGGAAACCAACAACACAAGCAATATTGTTTCGACAAAACAAGGACACGGACTCGGAACTGATATGTGTGGCCTTCAGAGGTACAGAACCCTTTGCTGCTGATGATTGGATTACAGACATCGATATCTCCTATTTTGAACTTCCCAAAGTGGGAAGGGTGCATTCTGGATTCATGGAAGCTCTTGGTCTACAGAGGGGCAGTGGTTGGCCCGAGAACATACCCCAATCTGATAGGCAATACGCTTACTATACCATCAGGGAAATTTTGAAAGATGCTTTGAAAAACAATCCCAAGGCTAAATTTATAGTGACAGGTCACAGCTTGGGTGGTGCACTAGCAATTCTGTTTCCATCTATTTTGGCGTATCACGAAGAAAAGGAGTTGTTGGAGCGGTTAGACGGGGTCTACACTTTTGGTCAACCAAGAGTTGGAGATTCCAGATTTGGAGCATTCGTGGAAGACAACCTGGAGAGCAGCACGCGCAAGTACTTTAGGATCGTTTATTGCAACGATCTTGTGCCTAGAGTCCCTTGGGACAATTCATGGAGCGATTTTCGGCACTTTGGGAAGTGTATCTACTTCAACAGCCTTTACAGGGGCAAT ATTGTTGATGAAGTACCAAACAAGAACTACTTTTCAGTCTTCATGTTCATGCCCAAAAAAATGAACTGTGTTTGGGAGCTGATGAGAGGATTTGGGATGGGAATGTTTATGGGACCTGAATACAAGGAATTGAAGCTTATGCGAGCGGTTCGATTTGCGGGCAtcttcaccatagccggccTCCCAGCACATGCTCCTCTAGATTATGTCAATTCCACAAGGTTTGCATCTCCGGATTTGTACTCTTCCAAACCATGGCTTGGCCAATAA